From the genome of Methylocystis bryophila, one region includes:
- a CDS encoding O-acetylhomoserine aminocarboxypropyltransferase: MKADFGFETKAIHAGARPEAVTGARVTPIFQTSSYVFDDAEAAASLFNLHNFGHIYSRLSNPTVAVLEERIAALEGGRAAVAAASGHAAQFLAFFTLLEPGDVFLASRNLYGGTLTQFGLSFKKLGWTCRFVDQSDPENFRRALTERCKAIFIESLANPGGIVGDLEAIAKIAQDAGIPLVVDNTLATPFLCRPMEWGADIICHSTTKFLAGHGNSLGGVVVESGRFNWANGKFPALAGPEPAYHGLDFFENFGDFAFTTKARAVALRDFGPALAPMNAFLTLTGIETLPLRMERHVANALAVARFLESQPKVAWVSYAGLDSSPYRAAAQKYLPRGAGAVFTFGLNGGYAAGIKLVESVRLFSHLANVGDTRSLILHPASTTHRQLTDEQRLAAGAGPEVVRLSVGLETAQDLIDDLAQALSAAE; the protein is encoded by the coding sequence CTGAAAGCCGATTTCGGCTTCGAGACGAAGGCGATCCACGCCGGCGCGCGGCCGGAGGCCGTCACCGGCGCGCGCGTCACGCCGATCTTCCAGACAAGCTCCTATGTGTTCGACGATGCGGAGGCCGCCGCCTCGCTCTTCAACCTGCACAACTTCGGCCACATCTATTCGCGCCTTTCCAATCCGACAGTCGCGGTGCTCGAGGAGCGGATCGCCGCGCTCGAAGGCGGTCGCGCCGCCGTCGCCGCGGCCTCCGGCCACGCCGCGCAATTTCTCGCATTCTTCACGCTGCTCGAGCCCGGCGATGTATTTCTCGCTTCCCGCAATCTCTATGGCGGGACGCTCACCCAATTCGGCCTGAGCTTTAAAAAGCTCGGCTGGACCTGTCGCTTCGTGGATCAAAGCGATCCCGAAAATTTCAGGCGCGCGCTGACCGAGCGCTGCAAGGCGATCTTCATCGAGAGCCTCGCAAATCCGGGCGGTATCGTCGGGGATTTGGAGGCGATCGCAAAGATCGCGCAGGACGCCGGCATTCCGCTCGTCGTCGACAACACGCTCGCCACGCCTTTTCTCTGTCGGCCGATGGAATGGGGCGCCGACATCATCTGCCATTCGACGACGAAATTTCTCGCGGGCCACGGCAATTCGCTCGGCGGCGTCGTTGTCGAATCGGGCCGCTTCAATTGGGCGAACGGCAAGTTCCCCGCGCTTGCCGGTCCCGAGCCCGCCTATCACGGTTTGGATTTCTTTGAGAACTTCGGCGATTTCGCCTTCACGACGAAGGCGCGCGCCGTGGCGTTGCGCGATTTCGGTCCCGCATTGGCGCCGATGAACGCCTTTCTCACGCTCACGGGCATAGAGACGCTTCCGCTGCGCATGGAGCGGCATGTCGCCAATGCGCTGGCTGTCGCGCGCTTCCTCGAGAGCCAGCCCAAGGTCGCCTGGGTCTCCTACGCCGGTCTCGACTCGAGCCCTTATCGCGCGGCGGCGCAAAAATATCTGCCGCGCGGAGCAGGGGCCGTCTTCACCTTCGGGCTCAACGGCGGCTATGCGGCGGGGATCAAGCTCGTCGAAAGCGTGCGGCTCTTCTCGCATCTCGCCAATGTCGGCGACACGCGCAGCCTTATACTGCATCCGGCGTCAACGACGCATCGTCAATTGACAGACGAGCAGCGGCTCGCCGCGGGCGCGGGACCGGAAGTCGTGCGGCTGTCGGTCGGGCTCGAAACGGCGCAGGATCTCATCGACGATCTGGCGCAAGCGCTGTCGGCGGCGGAGTGA